The Eublepharis macularius isolate TG4126 chromosome 8, MPM_Emac_v1.0, whole genome shotgun sequence genome contains a region encoding:
- the MRPL50 gene encoding 39S ribosomal protein L50, mitochondrial, whose product MAAAAGFLRVWRQRPVWGLPARRAFWGDWRKKQGKLEAKEPTIPEEKKPALACPPPRSKRYLPPKDLQSRLEARVREIFGPSVSKDWQEVSLGESRLKYHLLAQLAEDLGHTVPNFRLHQMKSASDVLAFYSTPVKDISKFDELSTQELPPNLRISWQY is encoded by the exons ATGGCGGCCGCTGCGGGCTTCCTGAGGGTTTGGCGGCAGAGGCCGGTTTGGGGGCTTCCTGCGCGCCGGGCCTTTTGGGGGGACTGGAG GAAGAAGCAGGGGAAGCTGGAGGCAAAAGAACCAACCATCCCAGAGGAAAAGAAACCAGCTCTGGCTTGCCCTCCACCACGAAGCAAAAGATACCTTCCCCCTAAGGATCTTCAGAGTCGTTTAGAGGCTCGTGTCAGAGAAATCTTTGGACCCTCCGTTTCCAAGGACTGGCAAGAGGTGTCGCTGGGGGAGAGCAGGCTAAAGTACCATTTGTTGGCACAGTTGGCTGAGGATCTGGGCCATACTGTTCCGAATTTCCGTCTCCATCAGATGAAGAGCGCCAGTGACGTTCTGGCTTTTTATAGCACGCCTGTGAAAGACATCTCAAAGTTTGATGAACTAAGCACGCAGGAGCTTCCCCCGAACCTGAGAATCAGTTGGCAATACTGA